TGCATTAACGCCAGATGGTCTGAGTTCAGTTACCAATCCTAACCAACCGCCTACAAATACCCCTGGATCAGTCATTATCAGTGGCATTGGTTCAGCAGGAAGCGTCCTAACTGCGACGGTGAGCGATCCTGATGGGGTTTCGGGTGCTATCGGCTATGAGTGGCAAATTTCAGCCGATAATGGTGCAAGCTGGAACACTGTAAGCAATGACAGTAATACTTACACAGTTACTGCGGCTGATGTCGGCATGATGGTTCAAGTTGTGGCCAGTTACACCGATAATGGGTCTATACTCGAAACTCCTGTTAGTGCATCCAAAGAAATACTGGAAACGAATAATGGTGATTTGGTTGTCACATTGATGCAGCTTAAAGCACCTTTGGGTACTAGCACGATCAATCCATTAACAACCTTAATTCAAGATGCCATTGATTTAGGTTTATCCCCTAACCTTGCCGCGTTGAGTGTTAAGAATGTATTAGCTATTCCAGACACTATAAACCTTCAAACTTATGATGCTTACGCAGCTTTACAGGTAAATCCAAGCGACCCAACCGCCCTTCAAGTCGAAAAAGTTGCCGTGCAAGTTGCGATTTTGACATCACTTTCTGATGATGATACTGGCGTAAATCTGACTTCGGCTATTGTTAATGCGGCCACCAATAATAAGGTACTAGATCTTGCCAACGCCAATGACCTAGCGGGTATTCTTGGGCTTGATATTACAGGTTTAACCAAAGAAAATTATCCCCAACCCCTCAAAGAAATTTTCGACCGTAATAAGAGTATGTCCGATGCTATTGCTGACGGTGGCGATGTCAGTGTCATCGAGACAGAATGGCAGGATTTGCTCAGCATCCAGGATGGCATCAATTCAAAGTCGATCTCCGATCTTAGCATCCACGTTAACCAGGCACCGATTGGAACCGCAACAGCCGTCTTAGCTGAAGGCACGGAAGGTTTGGCTTATACCCTTAACGGTGCCGATTTACTGCTCGGTTTCAGTGACTCAGACGGTGGCGTTTTATCAGTAACGGATCTTTCTGCTGCCGTTTCCGGTAGCTTTACCGATAATGCGGATGGTACTTGGACATTCACCCCAGATGCCAATTACAATGGCCCGGTAGAACTCACCTATACGGTCATTGATGGGCAAGGTGGCAGCGCATCTGCCAGCCAACTGTTTGTTATCGCACCGAATACAGTAACTCCGGTCAATAATGATCCCACAGGTTCAGCCATAGCAACTCTAGCTAATGGCACTGAAGACACAAACTATATTATTAGTGCAAATAAGCTACTAGAGGGTTTTAGTGATGTTGATGGCGATATCTTATCAATTTCTGGATTAACTGCCAACAACGGTGGATTAATTGACAACCAAGACGGTACTTGGACATTTACCCCTAATACAAACGACAACGGACCCGTTAACTTAAGCTACAGCGTCATCGACGGTAACGGCGGCAATGTTGCGGCTGACCAAAGTTTCAGTCTAGAGGCGGTAAATGATGCTCCCATCGGCACAGGCACTGCGATCTTGGTTTCTGGCACTGAAGACACCGCTTACACCATTAACAACAGTGATCTGCTACAAGGTTTTAGTGATGTTGATGGCGATATCTTGTCAATTTCTGGATTAACTGCCAACAACGGTGGATTAGTTGACAATCAAGACGGTACTTGGACATTTGCCCCGAATACAAATTACAACGGGCCCGTTAACTTAAGCTACAGCGTCATCGACGGTAACGGCGGCAGTGTTGCTGCTGACCAAAGCTTTCAAGTGCTTGCCGATGTTTTGGGTTCCCCTCCAGTAGCTAATGATGACACAATAGCCACATTGCAGGAAAAACGGGTAACAGTGAACGTACTGGCTAACGACACTGATCTAAATAACGATGGGTTGGCTATTTCTGCTTTCGATTCAACCAGTGTCAATGGCGGGAAAATTGCCCTCAACGCGAATGGCACATTGACCTACTCTCCATTGGATCATTTTACTGGTGTAGATAGCTTTACTTACAAAGCAACTGATGGGCAAAATCAATCAAATACTGCAACCGTCAATATTTTCGTCTTGAATCAAGAGAAAGTTGAATCAAAGGTATCA
This genomic window from Crocosphaera sp. UHCC 0190 contains:
- a CDS encoding cadherin-like domain-containing protein, producing MTSPFSTFTSSDTSTLTGALLAANSGITINNSSIVLDASAQEAVNFYDGSLSPLGIGAGLLLTSGTMPGTTNTVGWFGTDNSASSGFNNGDADINAVVNTVFQTQSFDATSLSFDFSVADPNATSISFDIVFGSDEYPEWVDAFVDSAVVIVNGVNYALFNHDPNHPLSVVSSNLAAGYFQDNANNVLPIEYDGVSHVLKIVAPINVGGANNHIKIGIADTGDHIYDSGIFISNLSAGNIPGSGVVITPPSSGTDNSDNLTGTSKDEYFDLKAGDDICYAGSGDDIIVAGAGNDTIYGGSGNDEIKGDAGDDVLDGGDGLSDTAVYAGNSSDYSLTFNADGSYTISDNKTGTASEGKDTLLGVELVKFSNGLFALTPDGLSSVTNPNQPPTNTPGSVIISGIGSAGSVLTATVSDPDGVSGAIGYEWQISADNGASWNTVSNDSNTYTVTAADVGMMVQVVASYTDNGSILETPVSASKEILETNNGDLVVTLMQLKAPLGTSTINPLTTLIQDAIDLGLSPNLAALSVKNVLAIPDTINLQTYDAYAALQVNPSDPTALQVEKVAVQVAILTSLSDDDTGVNLTSAIVNAATNNKVLDLANANDLAGILGLDITGLTKENYPQPLKEIFDRNKSMSDAIADGGDVSVIETEWQDLLSIQDGINSKSISDLSIHVNQAPIGTATAVLAEGTEGLAYTLNGADLLLGFSDSDGGVLSVTDLSAAVSGSFTDNADGTWTFTPDANYNGPVELTYTVIDGQGGSASASQLFVIAPNTVTPVNNDPTGSAIATLANGTEDTNYIISANKLLEGFSDVDGDILSISGLTANNGGLIDNQDGTWTFTPNTNDNGPVNLSYSVIDGNGGNVAADQSFSLEAVNDAPIGTGTAILVSGTEDTAYTINNSDLLQGFSDVDGDILSISGLTANNGGLVDNQDGTWTFAPNTNYNGPVNLSYSVIDGNGGSVAADQSFQVLADVLGSPPVANDDTIATLQEKRVTVNVLANDTDLNNDGLAISAFDSTSVNGGKIALNANGTLTYSPLDHFTGVDSFTYKATDGQNQSNTATVNIFVLNQEKVESKVSTTLSDTQLNLKLEGKANINGTGNQWDNKLIGNEGSNVLDGKSGNDYLDGKAGNDTLLGDIGNDVLNGGDGADILLGGDGDDLLVGGAGKDILTGDDGADIFWFNTTPNTLFNVDTITDFVSGTDKLVFSRINLGASGQFHIDDPRFLSNSTGMATTTNQRLIYNQSSGQLYYDSNGSAAGHSVLVAILPTSSALTASDILVV